Proteins encoded together in one Vigna angularis cultivar LongXiaoDou No.4 chromosome 5, ASM1680809v1, whole genome shotgun sequence window:
- the LOC128196543 gene encoding uncharacterized protein LOC128196543: MAEVSFLCSFWMQFGQEFNYMGTQFFQGNLNHWWEPHSSMDQSQFWQAAGQFENQPQQQWQQQSSLSKLDDFFQQFMQESISTQKSIEESCKKMEMHFGYIIERLKDVEVNTEVNPRKESQAIVNESDKIFYEEEIEGDEEKIEEKETERLSEKDKDEEKEKEVVERQEKQRKCVKIKKLSGKREGKKKIREKKKSKLREKKSKKKRTREKKERIISKTSSSSKEVS; encoded by the exons ATGGCAGAAGTGAGCTTCCTCTGTAGTTTCTG gatgcaattcggacaagaatttaactatatgggcactcaattcttccaaggtaatctcaaccactggtgggaacctcactcaagcatggatcaaagtcaattttggcaagctgccggacaatttgagaaccaaccacaacaacaatggcagcaacaaagctctcTATCAAAGCTGGATGACttctttcaacaatttatgcaagagtccatctccactcagaaaagcattgaagaatcatgtaaaaagatggagatgcATTTTGGTTACATAATTGAGAGATTGAAAGATgttgaggttaatactgaagttaaccctaggaAGGAAAGTCAAGCCATTGTCaatgaaagtgacaagatttttTATGAGGAAGAGatagagggagatgaggaaaagatagaggaAAAAGAAACCGAAaggttgagtgagaaagataaagatgaagagaaagaaaaagaagtggttgagagacaagaaaaacagagaaagtgtgtgaaaataaagaagttgagtggaaaaagagaagggaagaaaaaaataagagaaaagaaaaagagtaaattgagggagaagaaaagtaagaaaaagaggacgagagaaaaaaaagaaagaatcatatcaaaaacctcttcctcatctaaagaagtatcatag